In the Bacteroidales bacterium genome, ATCATTCCTAAAGGGAATCAGCATCACGGTCAATATATGGTCAGACATTTTCAAAAAGTTGTGGAGCTGGCCGCAAAAAATCATGTGATGCTTGATGTGCATGAACCCATCAAGCCTACAGGCATTGACCGGACATACCCGAATCTGCTTTCGCAGTAAGGAGCACGCGGACACGAGTGGGATGCAACATTTAAAACCATTCCACCATATCATAGCACCATTCTCCCTTTTACACGCTTGTTAGCCGGACCGTATGATTACACGCCCGGAATATTTCACATGATAATAAATTCCGAAAAACATATTCGTGTAAATTCAACATTGGCAAACCAGTTGGCATTGTTCGTTACTATTTTCAGTCAGTTGCAAATGGCTGCTGATAAAATTGAGAATTACGAAAACAATGCTGCATTCAAATTCATTGAAGATGTTCCAACGGTATGGCACGAAACCCGCGTTCCTATGGCGAAATTGGGCGAGTATGTTGTTATGGCGCGCAGGTTCAACAACAACTGGTACCTGGGCGGACAAACCAATCAGTATGAACGTTTGTGTAAAATTCCTTTATCGTTTTTGTCAAATGGTATTTCATATGTTGCATCGGTTTATGCTGATGCAGCCGAAACCAATTGGTACACAAATCCTGAAAAAATATTTATAAAAAATTATTTGGTAACAAACACCGACACTATTTATGCTGCTATGGAAAAGTGCGGTGGCATTGCCATTTCGTTTGTTCCCGAAAAAGATGCAAAACAATTAACGGACACGATTCCTTTTATAGCTACTTTCAACAAACTGGCAAATGAAAAAATGAAAAACTTTTCTTTAACCAAAACCTTTGGTGTAGAAATAAAAAAACATCTGGCATATAATGCGAAAATAAAATATATACAACCATACAGCGAACAATACACGGGCGGTGGCGATTCATGTCTTGTTGATGGCGCGAATGGCGGCATGCTTTATAACTCGGGATACTGGCAGGGCTATAATGGCAACGATATGGAAGTAGTTATCGATATGAGAAAAGCTGTTGCAGTGAACAAAGTAAGTATTTCATTTTTGCAAATGTACAACGACTGGATATTTTTACCCATGCAGGTTGAAGTTTCTGTTTCTACAGATAATATCACGTTTAATAATTTTAAAACTTTTAATTTCACAGCAACACAATTAGATGATGAAGCTTGTATTGGTGAAAGCAAAATTGATTTGAATGCAACAGCAGTTCGTTATATAAAAATAAAAGCAAAGAACAGGGGACTGTGCCCCGATAACCATCCCGGTGCAGGCCAGAAAGCATGGCTGTTTTGCGATGAAGT is a window encoding:
- a CDS encoding discoidin domain-containing protein, with amino-acid sequence MKNFSLTKTFGVEIKKHLAYNAKIKYIQPYSEQYTGGGDSCLVDGANGGMLYNSGYWQGYNGNDMEVVIDMRKAVAVNKVSISFLQMYNDWIFLPMQVEVSVSTDNITFNNFKTFNFTATQLDDEACIGESKIDLNATAVRYIKIKAKNRGLCPDNHPGAGQKAWLFCDEVVVE